One segment of Streptomyces sp. TG1A-8 DNA contains the following:
- a CDS encoding cellulose-binding protein — MSSASMTPHGFVTVRGRGYRPDQVDAYVAALSDDRDAAWERAARLTVLAKDMRAEAARLGEVVAGLPPQTYEALGEGARQLFQFVLDEAADVRDRARRAAQEEAVRAGEYAESAHRAAREAADALRAEAEEYARQRLDAARAEAEDLRKDARRDVRAWRGEALAALREARQRTAGLPAEQAGRHAGRWAAAGREEAARAAAFDAWQAERVAGAEAALSEAKRALGQAEEAAHRCQEEARARAAGIVAEARARAEHIARETERLLREHGEAWDDVQAQMDSARSRLISLTGRTAWE; from the coding sequence GTGAGCAGCGCATCGATGACGCCGCACGGCTTCGTGACCGTCCGGGGGCGCGGCTACCGCCCCGACCAGGTGGACGCGTACGTGGCGGCGCTGTCCGACGACCGGGACGCCGCGTGGGAGCGGGCCGCGCGGCTGACCGTCCTGGCCAAGGACATGCGGGCGGAGGCCGCGCGGCTGGGCGAGGTCGTCGCCGGCCTCCCCCCGCAGACGTACGAGGCGCTGGGGGAGGGGGCGCGGCAGCTGTTCCAGTTCGTGCTGGACGAGGCGGCGGACGTCCGCGACCGTGCGCGGCGCGCGGCGCAGGAGGAGGCCGTGCGGGCCGGGGAGTACGCCGAGAGCGCGCACCGCGCGGCGCGGGAGGCCGCGGACGCGCTCCGCGCGGAGGCGGAGGAGTACGCCCGGCAGCGGCTTGACGCGGCGCGCGCGGAGGCCGAGGACCTCCGCAAGGACGCCCGGCGCGACGTGCGGGCGTGGCGCGGCGAGGCGCTGGCCGCGCTGCGCGAGGCGCGGCAGCGCACCGCCGGCCTGCCCGCCGAGCAGGCCGGCAGGCACGCCGGGCGGTGGGCGGCGGCCGGGCGCGAGGAGGCCGCACGGGCGGCCGCGTTCGACGCGTGGCAGGCCGAGCGGGTGGCCGGTGCCGAGGCCGCGCTGTCGGAGGCGAAACGGGCGCTCGGGCAGGCCGAGGAGGCCGCGCACCGTTGCCAGGAGGAGGCGCGCGCGCGGGCCGCCGGGATCGTCGCGGAGGCCCGGGCGCGCGCGGAGCACATCGCCCGGGAGACGGAGCGGCTGCTGCGCGAGCACGGGGAGGCCTGGGACGACGTCCAGGCGCAGATGGACTCCGCGCGCAGCCGCCTGATCTCGCTGACGGGCCGGACGGCCTGGGAGTAG